The nucleotide sequence GGTGCCCAGTCGGCACGATCCAGATGCTGTCGCCAATAATCGTAATGTGCCGTGTCGTAGGCGTAAATCGCTTTATCCGGGCCGCCGTGTACGGTTAGGTCGGCCTGCCGGTCGCCCGTGAAGTTGAGTTGATCCAGGGCCAGAGGTGTCGCCACGGGCTGTTTGAAAATAGCGGTGGTGACCTGCCGACCGCTCCATTCAACGGTACGGGGCAGTCCTACGTTGACCGAGATGATACGCATGGGCAGACCGGATTAGAATATTATTCAGACTTGATATCAGTGGATTGCTGCTTAGCAGGTTGAACGGGGCGAGCCACGGGATTGGGATCAGGCTGAGCCAGCACCTCATCCCAAAGATTATCGCCGCAGGTTTCGTCCACAAAAGGCTGATACTCCTCCGGTTGCGTTGGTTCGTTGGTTGGGTTCATGGGTTTTTGATTTTCAGGATTGATAGAGGAAGAAGGGGCTCGGTTAGGATTCTCCATACTAACACGCAAAGCCAGACCGACAGTTCAACTGTCCAGCGCTTCTTTGTATGCTTTCAAACAGTGTTCGCGGGCTTCTTTATGGTCTACAATGGGGTCCGGATAGTCCAGTTCGTTGAGCTCAGGAATCCACTCCTTGATGAATTTGAGCTGTGGATCGAATTTCTTGGCCTGCGTCGTGGGGTTGAAAATCCGGAAATAGGGCGCGGCGTCGGTACCTGAGCCCGCTGCCCACTGCCAGCCGCCGTTGTTGGCAGCCATGTCGTAGTCCTGCAATTTTTTATCAAAATACGCCTCCCCCCAGCGCCAGTCGATCAAAAGGTCTTTGACCAGAAAACTGGCCGTAATCATCCGCAGGCGGTTGTGCATGTATCCCGTTTCGTTCAGTTGCCGCATCCCGGCGTCCACGATGGGGTACCCTGTCTGGCCCTGGCACCACTTCTCGAATTCTTCCTCGTTGTTGCGCCATTTGATGCGGTCGTACTCGGGCCGGAACGCTTTGCCTTCGCCCACGTGCGGGAAATTCCAGAGAATCTGCTGGTAAAAGTCGCGCCAGATCAGCTCACCCAGGAAGGTCTTGCTGGTTCCCATCGCCTGCCGGGCCAGTTCGCGGATGCTAATGGTACCGAAGCGCAGGTGGATGCTCAGGCGCGAGGTACCCGGCGCAGCGGGGTAGTCGCGCAGTTCGGCGTATTTTGCCAGCTTTTCGTCACGAACTTTTTTGGAGGGGAATTCTTCATCCG is from Salmonirosea aquatica and encodes:
- a CDS encoding cryptochrome/photolyase family protein; this encodes MPKKKIAIFWHRRDMRLHDNAGLYYALKSEYPVLPLFIFDKTILDELEDKRDRRVEFIMRAVEDMQEKLAKEDSSLLVRYGVPLKAWKEIVNEYDVAEVYTNHDYEPYAKKRDGEVADFLKKKDIPFHTFKDQVIFEKEEILTGKGTPYTVFTPYSKSWLEKLHGSKEKNFYVKPYPTEKYFDKLHKTKKLPIPSLEEMGFERMPDEEFPSKKVRDEKLAKYAELRDYPAAPGTSRLSIHLRFGTISIRELARQAMGTSKTFLGELIWRDFYQQILWNFPHVGEGKAFRPEYDRIKWRNNEEEFEKWCQGQTGYPIVDAGMRQLNETGYMHNRLRMITASFLVKDLLIDWRWGEAYFDKKLQDYDMAANNGGWQWAAGSGTDAAPYFRIFNPTTQAKKFDPQLKFIKEWIPELNELDYPDPIVDHKEAREHCLKAYKEALDS